The following proteins are co-located in the Sphingorhabdus lutea genome:
- the trpB gene encoding tryptophan synthase subunit beta, translated as MTETTPNSFKNQPDERGHFGQFGGRYVAETLMPLILDLEREYRAAQSDPAFAAQFDDLLANYVGRPSPLYYAEGLTEALRMDAPTGKGAQIWFKRDELNHTGAHKINNCVGQILLAMRMGKTRIIAETGAGQHGVATATVCARFGLPCTIFMGATDVSRQQPNVFRMKLLGAEVVPVTSGAATLKDAMNEALRHWVAHVHDTFYIIGTAAGPHPYPELVRDFQSVIGKEARAQMLSRINRLPDLLVAAIGGGSNAIGLFHPFLDDKDVDMLGIEAAGHGLDKQHAASLAGGKPGILHGNKTYLLQDDDGQIAEAHSISAGLDYPGIGPEHSWLKESGRVRYDSVTDKEALDAFQLLCRTEGIIPALEPSHAIAAVAREAVKMDKDKIILANLCGRGDKDIFTVAEALGTKI; from the coding sequence GTGACTGAGACAACTCCAAATAGTTTTAAAAACCAACCCGATGAACGTGGCCATTTTGGTCAATTTGGTGGACGTTATGTTGCCGAAACGCTCATGCCGCTTATCCTTGATTTGGAACGCGAATATCGCGCGGCACAATCCGACCCTGCATTTGCGGCGCAATTTGATGATTTGCTGGCCAATTATGTAGGCCGCCCTTCCCCGCTTTATTATGCAGAAGGATTAACCGAAGCATTGCGTATGGACGCCCCCACGGGCAAAGGCGCACAAATCTGGTTCAAACGTGACGAATTAAACCATACTGGCGCCCATAAAATAAATAATTGTGTGGGGCAGATTTTATTGGCCATGCGCATGGGGAAAACCCGTATCATTGCTGAAACCGGCGCAGGACAACATGGCGTGGCCACCGCCACCGTTTGCGCAAGATTTGGCCTACCCTGCACCATTTTCATGGGCGCAACAGATGTTTCCCGCCAGCAACCAAATGTTTTCCGCATGAAATTATTGGGGGCAGAGGTTGTTCCCGTTACATCTGGCGCGGCAACATTAAAAGATGCAATGAATGAGGCTTTGCGCCATTGGGTCGCCCATGTTCATGATACTTTTTACATTATCGGCACAGCAGCTGGCCCGCATCCCTATCCCGAATTGGTGCGCGATTTTCAAAGCGTGATTGGCAAAGAAGCCCGCGCCCAAATGCTATCGCGTATTAACCGCCTGCCCGATTTATTGGTCGCGGCAATTGGCGGAGGCAGCAATGCCATTGGTCTATTCCACCCTTTTTTGGATGATAAGGATGTTGACATGTTGGGCATTGAGGCCGCAGGCCACGGGCTTGACAAACAACATGCCGCCAGCCTTGCGGGCGGAAAACCCGGCATATTACATGGCAATAAAACCTATTTATTACAGGATGATGATGGCCAAATAGCCGAAGCTCATTCAATAAGCGCGGGTTTGGATTATCCAGGAATTGGGCCAGAGCATAGCTGGTTAAAAGAAAGCGGCCGTGTGCGTTATGACAGCGTCACTGATAAAGAGGCTTTGGATGCGTTTCAATTGCTTTGCCGGACAGAAGGGATAATCCCTGCATTAGAGCCAAGCCACGCCATAGCCGCGGTTGCGCGTGAAGCGGTAAAAATGGACAAGGATAAAATCATTCTTGCCAATTTATGTGGCCGTGGGGACAAGGATATTTTCACCGTGGCTGAGGCATTGGGGACAAAAATATGA
- the purB gene encoding adenylosuccinate lyase has protein sequence MVPRYSRPEMSAIWEPESKFQIWFEIEAHATDALADLGVVPKAAAKAIWERGKFEVERIDAIEAEVKHDVIAFLTNVAEHVGDEARFMHQGMTSSDVLDTCLSVQLVRATDILLDDMDKLLASIKKRAEEHKYTPTIGRSHGIHAEPVTFGLKLAQAYAEFARGKERLIAARKEIATCAISGAVGTFANIDPRVEAYVAEKMGLDIEPVSTQVIPRDRHAAYFAALAIIASSIERLATEVRHLQRTEVLEAEEYFSPGQKGSSAMPHKRNPILTENLTGLARMVRSYCLPAMENVALWHERDISHSSVERYIGPDATITLDFALARLTGVIEKLLIYPERMQKNLDRMGGLVHSQRVLLALTQAGISREDAYRIVQRNAMKVWESDGQLSLLSLLQNDADVSAKMSAEEIAERFNLDYHFKHVDTIFARVFGK, from the coding sequence ATGGTCCCACGCTATTCCCGTCCCGAAATGTCCGCAATTTGGGAGCCTGAATCAAAATTTCAAATCTGGTTCGAAATTGAGGCGCATGCAACCGATGCCTTGGCCGATTTGGGTGTCGTTCCGAAGGCTGCAGCAAAGGCCATTTGGGAGCGCGGCAAGTTTGAGGTGGAACGTATCGATGCCATTGAGGCAGAGGTGAAGCATGATGTCATCGCATTCCTTACCAATGTTGCCGAACATGTGGGCGATGAGGCCCGTTTCATGCATCAAGGCATGACCAGCAGCGATGTGTTGGACACCTGCCTTTCCGTGCAGCTTGTGCGGGCCACCGATATATTATTGGATGATATGGACAAATTGCTCGCCAGTATCAAAAAACGGGCCGAGGAACATAAATATACCCCTACAATCGGACGCAGCCACGGTATTCATGCTGAACCCGTGACATTTGGCCTAAAATTAGCCCAAGCATATGCCGAATTTGCACGCGGGAAAGAGCGCCTTATCGCCGCACGCAAAGAAATTGCAACCTGCGCCATTTCTGGCGCGGTGGGCACTTTTGCCAATATTGACCCACGGGTTGAGGCTTATGTAGCCGAAAAAATGGGATTGGACATTGAGCCTGTCTCAACACAGGTAATCCCGCGTGACCGTCATGCCGCTTATTTTGCAGCCTTGGCCATTATTGCATCTTCGATTGAACGATTGGCCACCGAGGTGCGCCATTTACAACGCACCGAGGTATTGGAAGCAGAAGAATATTTCTCCCCCGGACAAAAAGGTTCAAGCGCGATGCCGCATAAACGCAACCCCATTTTGACCGAAAATCTGACCGGCCTTGCCCGTATGGTCCGCAGCTATTGTTTGCCAGCGATGGAAAATGTAGCTTTGTGGCATGAACGCGATATTTCGCACAGCTCGGTCGAACGCTATATCGGACCTGATGCCACCATAACTTTGGACTTTGCCTTGGCACGTTTAACCGGTGTTATTGAAAAGCTGCTTATCTATCCCGAAAGAATGCAAAAGAATTTGGACCGTATGGGCGGGCTTGTCCATTCGCAGCGCGTTTTACTTGCCCTTACCCAAGCTGGGATTAGCCGCGAAGACGCATATCGCATTGTGCAGCGTAATGCGATGAAGGTTTGGGAATCCGATGGCCAGCTATCCCTATTATCATTATTGCAAAATGACGCTGATGTCAGCGCAAAGATGAGCGCGGAAGAAATCGCAGAACGGTTCAACCTTGATTATCATTTCAAACATGTGGACACCATTTTTGCCCGTGTTTTTGGAAAATAA
- a CDS encoding phosphoribosylanthranilate isomerase has product MSRLIKICGLSTEESIDVAIDAGASHIGLVHFEKSPRHVDLPRAAQLRQYAAGRIKTVLLLVNADPRLTAEAYQQIQPDIIQFHGTETPEWLALVHKAIPAELWKALGVQGPQTLQRSLDYDDAVDRILYDAPAVALPGGTGTSFDWGLISGFDHQIPWALAGGLNLDNIITALMQTNAPMVDISSGVESEPGKKDMDKIRQFCQAVHSFDKEQNSD; this is encoded by the coding sequence ATGTCTAGATTGATTAAAATTTGCGGTCTTTCGACCGAAGAAAGCATCGATGTTGCTATTGACGCGGGGGCGAGCCATATTGGCCTTGTCCATTTTGAAAAAAGCCCCCGCCATGTTGATTTACCACGCGCGGCGCAGCTTCGCCAATATGCCGCGGGTCGCATAAAAACCGTCTTATTATTGGTCAATGCCGACCCACGTTTAACAGCAGAGGCCTATCAACAAATACAACCAGATATAATCCAATTTCATGGCACGGAAACCCCCGAATGGTTGGCATTGGTGCATAAAGCCATTCCTGCGGAGTTGTGGAAGGCATTGGGCGTGCAAGGACCACAAACATTACAGCGCAGCTTGGATTATGATGATGCGGTGGACAGGATTTTATATGATGCCCCTGCCGTCGCTTTACCTGGCGGAACAGGCACAAGTTTTGATTGGGGCTTAATTTCGGGCTTCGACCATCAAATCCCTTGGGCGCTTGCCGGAGGTTTAAATTTGGATAATATCATTACTGCCCTGATGCAAACCAATGCCCCAATGGTTGATATATCCTCTGGCGTGGAAAGCGAACCGGGCAAGAAGGATATGGACAAGATAAGACAGTTCTGCCAAGCGGTTCATTCATTTGATAAAGAGCAAAATAGTGACTGA
- a CDS encoding F0F1 ATP synthase subunit C, producing the protein MDAEAAKLLGAGFAAIGAGIAALGVGNIFGSFLEGALRNPSAADSQQGRLFIGFAAAELLGLLAFVVAVLLIFA; encoded by the coding sequence ATGGACGCAGAAGCAGCAAAGCTATTAGGTGCCGGTTTCGCAGCAATTGGTGCGGGTATTGCCGCATTGGGTGTGGGTAATATTTTTGGCAGTTTCTTGGAAGGCGCATTGCGTAACCCATCAGCAGCAGACAGCCAACAAGGTCGTTTGTTCATTGGTTTTGCGGCGGCGGAACTTTTGGGTCTGTTGGCATTTGTTGTCGCAGT
- the trpA gene encoding tryptophan synthase subunit alpha has product MTRLSNSFPNDRAALITFITAGDPSVADTPAILDALVAGGADIIELGMPFTDPMADGPAIQAANIRSLAAGTKTADVLQIAADFRARHPSIPLILMGYANPMTIRGPEWFANACVKSGVDGVICVDIPVEEDDSLGDALRAQNIAVIRLATPTTDIKRLPNILNNASGFLYYVSVAGITGMQQAAQASIEEAVARLKSGTDLPVAVGFGVRTPEQAANIAQVADGVVVGSAIVDIVAQHGRNAPSAVQEYVASLAQAIKISRK; this is encoded by the coding sequence ATGACCCGTCTTTCAAATTCATTTCCAAATGATAGAGCCGCGCTCATCACCTTCATAACAGCTGGTGATCCTTCGGTGGCCGACACGCCGGCCATACTTGACGCCTTAGTCGCAGGCGGCGCAGATATAATCGAATTGGGGATGCCCTTTACCGACCCAATGGCCGATGGTCCCGCGATTCAGGCCGCAAATATTCGCAGCCTTGCCGCAGGCACAAAAACAGCCGATGTTTTGCAAATTGCGGCCGATTTTCGCGCCCGCCATCCATCCATCCCCCTCATCCTGATGGGATATGCCAACCCCATGACCATCAGGGGGCCTGAATGGTTCGCCAATGCATGTGTAAAAAGCGGCGTTGACGGTGTTATTTGTGTTGATATTCCGGTGGAGGAGGATGACAGCTTGGGCGATGCATTACGCGCCCAAAATATCGCCGTCATCCGCCTTGCCACGCCCACAACTGATATAAAACGCCTGCCTAATATTTTAAATAATGCCAGCGGTTTTTTATATTATGTCAGCGTGGCCGGCATTACCGGCATGCAACAGGCGGCGCAGGCCAGCATTGAGGAAGCGGTTGCGCGGTTAAAATCAGGAACAGATTTGCCGGTTGCCGTGGGGTTTGGCGTCCGCACCCCAGAACAGGCCGCCAATATCGCCCAAGTTGCCGATGGCGTGGTTGTAGGCAGCGCGATTGTTGATATTGTCGCCCAGCATGGACGCAATGCGCCTAGCGCTGTTCAAGAATATGTGGCATCACTTGCCCAAGCAATAAAAATATCAAGGAAGTAA
- a CDS encoding intermembrane phospholipid transport protein YdbH family protein encodes MGNNQLQLCPKSSILNNMADQKFIPNKIKRKKRRLIYLGAALLTGSLVSYAWTQRINITNHYVQKEMERLDVKGSYEIGDFGFRSQTIKNIILGDPNRPDFTAKEVQLEWAIDFGGPKLRKIYAHDIFIRGKYENEKLSFGELDKFSASSSDEAFALPNIYAHITNGKMALSSPYGNVDAKFSGKGNVQQYFVGQISAHLPKGQVNGCTIGSLRLNSQIELQQSAPILNGPIKIASINCATQNILLSNIVLNGQTSLSNDFKSIKVDQKLALGTYKYGDFSGRNVDGRFDGNVSLNGGTSAGDGNIIINGGSFSGQGVQIAMLSANAAVKYSNNDNRWQLVSNGKMAGQNINYQNIAGIASPLQKMGKEGALPVSPLLEKLGGAIEKAGRNFQANSKFSMEIDGNNYQIYAEDFKLSSKSGATLYALHPFSIGAADGKDNISPIRARLYGGGLPEFRIAAQANGGNSWRITADMMPYQHGEASLSLDRISAKSINGKDWTFASQILLSGPLSSGYIKDLRTEIDGTYSQKYGLSALKSCRKIAFKSFIFDALSLNAAQFNICGQGKTPIYNNGNIALNMPALSLSGKMGDAPIKLQSGPVNYSAVSGFALNNIMASIGEDGAKSQINAASLTGQINIDGIYGRMENAAANIVNVPLDMQEIMADWQFKNNILSLNGQMLVKDQSNQARFKPLKATNINAELNDNIFYALMDINEPSTNIKIADVDLMHSLSNADGRALFSLNDIKFDDKFQPELLTDMVLGVVANVNGVVEGNGQINWNSDGVLSNGRFKTDNMSLAAAFGPVEALQGEVIFDDLLNLESRPGQILKLGSVNPGIEALNGLIKYQLKADQTVVIEGGSWPFAGGTLILEPTVWDLSAKRARHLNFTVRGVDAALFLQQFELSNLSATGKFNGNLPMVFDASGGRIVGGQLESDENGGTIAYLGALSYEDLSPYANYAFEMLKSLKYDNLTIGMNGDLAGEIITVVNFTGLKQGDGAKTNFITRQIAKIPIIFKMRIEAEFLQLFSSVRGFYDPEPLTAANMRAILEKQKELEEIEKAKEGEEKNEQSVQQNESGDGL; translated from the coding sequence TTGGGCAATAATCAATTGCAACTTTGTCCAAAATCCAGCATTTTGAACAATATGGCCGATCAAAAATTTATTCCCAATAAAATAAAGAGAAAAAAGCGGCGCTTAATATATTTAGGAGCGGCATTGCTAACCGGCAGTTTGGTTAGCTATGCTTGGACCCAGCGGATTAACATTACCAATCATTATGTGCAAAAAGAGATGGAGCGATTGGATGTTAAGGGCAGTTATGAAATTGGTGATTTTGGATTTCGTTCTCAAACCATTAAAAATATTATTTTGGGCGACCCCAATCGGCCGGATTTTACGGCAAAAGAAGTGCAGCTTGAATGGGCGATAGATTTTGGCGGCCCTAAATTACGTAAAATATATGCCCATGATATTTTTATTCGCGGCAAATATGAAAATGAAAAGCTTAGCTTTGGTGAATTGGACAAATTTTCGGCCAGCAGCAGTGATGAGGCATTTGCCTTGCCCAACATATATGCCCACATCACAAATGGTAAAATGGCGCTGTCATCACCCTATGGCAATGTTGATGCAAAATTTTCGGGCAAGGGAAATGTGCAGCAATATTTTGTGGGACAGATTTCGGCCCATTTACCCAAGGGACAGGTAAATGGATGCACCATCGGATCGCTTCGGTTAAACTCACAAATTGAATTACAACAATCCGCGCCGATATTAAACGGACCCATAAAAATTGCCTCAATAAACTGTGCTACGCAAAATATATTGCTTTCCAATATCGTCTTAAATGGACAGACGTCATTGTCCAATGATTTTAAAAGCATAAAGGTGGACCAGAAACTCGCCCTTGGCACATATAAATATGGTGATTTTTCGGGCCGAAATGTGGATGGCCGATTTGATGGTAATGTAAGTTTAAACGGCGGCACATCGGCCGGCGATGGAAATATTATCATCAATGGGGGCAGTTTTTCGGGGCAGGGGGTGCAAATTGCCATGCTGTCGGCCAATGCAGCGGTTAAATATTCTAATAATGATAATCGCTGGCAATTGGTCAGTAATGGCAAAATGGCAGGTCAAAATATAAATTATCAAAATATTGCTGGGATTGCATCTCCATTGCAAAAAATGGGGAAAGAGGGAGCTTTGCCTGTTTCTCCATTATTGGAAAAATTGGGCGGCGCGATTGAAAAAGCAGGCAGAAATTTTCAGGCAAATAGCAAATTTTCCATGGAAATAGATGGCAATAATTACCAAATATATGCTGAGGATTTTAAATTATCGTCGAAAAGCGGCGCGACATTATATGCATTACATCCTTTTTCAATTGGCGCTGCGGATGGCAAAGATAATATCTCGCCTATCAGGGCGCGGCTATATGGCGGCGGGCTTCCCGAATTTAGGATAGCTGCACAAGCAAATGGCGGCAATTCTTGGCGCATTACCGCGGATATGATGCCATATCAACATGGGGAGGCGTCGCTTTCGCTTGATCGGATAAGCGCAAAATCAATAAATGGTAAGGATTGGACCTTTGCATCGCAAATTCTGTTATCTGGGCCATTATCATCGGGATATATTAAGGATTTGCGAACAGAAATTGACGGCACATATTCGCAAAAATATGGACTATCGGCCCTGAAATCTTGCCGCAAAATTGCCTTTAAATCATTTATATTTGACGCGCTTTCATTAAATGCGGCGCAGTTTAATATATGTGGGCAGGGTAAAACGCCCATTTATAATAATGGCAATATTGCGCTTAACATGCCTGCTTTGTCGCTGTCGGGTAAAATGGGGGATGCGCCGATTAAGCTGCAATCTGGACCAGTAAATTATTCGGCAGTTTCCGGCTTTGCTTTAAATAATATCATGGCAAGCATTGGCGAAGACGGTGCAAAATCACAAATTAACGCGGCAAGTTTAACGGGCCAAATAAATATTGATGGCATATATGGGCGGATGGAAAATGCCGCTGCAAATATTGTTAATGTGCCATTGGATATGCAGGAAATTATGGCTGATTGGCAGTTTAAGAATAATATTTTATCCTTAAATGGTCAAATGCTGGTCAAGGATCAATCAAATCAGGCCCGTTTTAAACCATTAAAAGCAACCAACATAAATGCAGAGTTAAACGATAATATATTTTATGCCTTAATGGATATAAATGAGCCAAGCACAAATATTAAAATTGCCGATGTTGATTTAATGCATTCGCTTTCAAATGCAGATGGGCGTGCTCTTTTTTCATTAAATGACATTAAATTTGACGATAAATTTCAACCTGAATTATTAACGGACATGGTGTTGGGCGTGGTGGCAAATGTTAATGGCGTGGTAGAGGGCAATGGACAGATAAATTGGAATAGTGACGGGGTTTTAAGCAATGGCAGGTTTAAGACCGATAATATGTCACTTGCCGCTGCATTTGGCCCTGTTGAGGCGCTGCAGGGGGAGGTTATTTTTGATGATCTGTTGAATTTAGAGAGCAGGCCAGGGCAGATATTAAAATTGGGTTCGGTTAATCCGGGTATAGAGGCGTTGAACGGGTTGATAAAATATCAATTAAAGGCCGATCAAACGGTGGTAATAGAGGGCGGATCATGGCCATTTGCTGGCGGCACATTAATTTTAGAGCCGACCGTGTGGGATTTGAGCGCAAAGAGGGCAAGACATTTAAATTTCACCGTTCGCGGGGTAGATGCAGCATTATTTTTACAGCAATTTGAATTAAGTAATCTTTCCGCAACGGGTAAGTTTAACGGCAATTTACCAATGGTTTTTGATGCCAGTGGCGGGCGCATTGTTGGTGGACAGTTGGAATCTGATGAAAATGGCGGCACTATCGCTTATTTGGGGGCATTAAGTTATGAGGATTTAAGCCCCTATGCCAATTATGCTTTTGAAATGTTAAAGTCATTAAAATATGATAATTTGACAATTGGTATGAACGGAGATTTGGCTGGTGAAATTATTACGGTGGTGAATTTTACGGGCTTAAAACAGGGCGATGGCGCAAAAACAAATTTCATCACCCGGCAAATTGCAAAGATACCGATTATCTTCAAAATGAGGATAGAGGCGGAGTTCCTACAATTATTTAGCTCTGTTCGGGGATTTTATGATCCAGAGCCGCTAACCGCCGCGAATATGAGAGCTATTTTGGAGAAGCAAAAAGAATTAGAAGAAATTGAAAAGGCAAAAGAGGGTGAAGAAAAAAATGAACAGTCGGTTCAGCAAAATGAAAGCGGGGATGGGTTATGA
- a CDS encoding F0F1 ATP synthase subunit A, with protein sequence MAGEEGKVDPMHQFEVQTIFDGFTVAGHQIAVTNSAIWMIATFVAIWVFMLGGMKRDLVPGRWQVMVESFTGFIDNMMVANIGEAGRKYAPYIFSLFMFILFANLLGLLPFGVVGVHPFTITSHLTVTAVLAVISFLIVLIVGFWKHKLHFFSLFVPEGAPLPMVLFLFPIELFSFAVRPFSLALRLFVAMTAGHILLKVLAGFIISSTNAGAEYGVLVGIPSLLLMVGISALELLVAAIQAYVFALLTSLYINDAENLH encoded by the coding sequence GTGGCTGGCGAAGAAGGTAAAGTAGATCCAATGCACCAATTTGAGGTGCAAACTATTTTTGACGGTTTCACTGTTGCAGGACATCAAATTGCGGTTACGAATAGCGCGATTTGGATGATCGCTACATTTGTCGCAATTTGGGTTTTCATGCTGGGCGGTATGAAGCGCGATTTGGTGCCTGGCCGTTGGCAGGTCATGGTTGAGAGCTTTACGGGCTTTATCGATAATATGATGGTCGCCAATATCGGCGAAGCAGGGCGTAAATATGCGCCTTATATCTTCTCGCTCTTTATGTTCATATTATTTGCCAACCTATTGGGATTATTGCCATTTGGAGTGGTTGGCGTTCATCCGTTTACAATTACTAGCCATTTGACAGTGACCGCCGTTTTGGCCGTGATTAGCTTTTTAATCGTGCTGATTGTTGGTTTTTGGAAGCATAAACTGCATTTCTTTTCTTTATTCGTGCCAGAGGGTGCGCCATTGCCAATGGTGTTATTCCTTTTCCCGATTGAATTATTTTCATTTGCGGTTCGTCCTTTCAGCTTAGCATTGCGTTTGTTCGTTGCGATGACCGCAGGGCATATTTTGTTAAAGGTTTTGGCCGGATTTATTATCAGCAGTACCAATGCTGGCGCCGAATATGGTGTGTTGGTTGGTATTCCATCTTTACTCTTGATGGTTGGTATCAGCGCTCTTGAGCTGCTGGTTGCTGCAATTCAAGCATATGTTTTTGCATTATTAACATCTTTATATATTAATGATGCGGAAAATCTTCACTAA
- the radC gene encoding RadC family protein — protein sequence MTNDVLNPPIKENAPAKEEVKANNINKSASHNGQGHRQRLRTRLLENGGNALQDYELIEYLLALAIPRRDTKALAKSLLYDFGGLTGLLTANSDKLMAYQGMGETSTAALKIVQAAALRLLKEPLKTRPVLASWQSVLDYLRADMAHLEVERVRILYLNTKNMLIRDEMTGDGSIDQAAIYTREVIRKAIELSAAAIIIVHNHPSGDFSPSKQDINITKDIIIAGQKLGIAVHDHIIISSKGHFSMKSAGLI from the coding sequence ATGACAAATGATGTGCTTAATCCTCCAATAAAAGAAAATGCCCCTGCAAAGGAGGAGGTAAAAGCAAATAATATAAATAAAAGCGCATCGCACAATGGACAGGGACATAGGCAAAGATTGCGGACAAGATTGCTAGAAAATGGAGGGAATGCATTACAAGATTATGAATTGATTGAATATCTGCTGGCCCTTGCCATTCCGCGCCGCGACACCAAGGCGCTGGCGAAATCATTATTATATGATTTTGGCGGCTTAACAGGATTATTAACCGCAAATAGCGATAAGTTAATGGCATATCAGGGCATGGGAGAAACCAGCACTGCCGCATTGAAAATTGTGCAGGCGGCGGCCCTTCGTTTATTAAAAGAACCGTTAAAGACCCGGCCCGTTCTGGCAAGCTGGCAATCCGTATTGGATTATCTGCGCGCTGATATGGCGCATTTGGAAGTGGAGCGGGTACGGATATTATATCTGAACACCAAAAATATGCTCATCCGCGATGAAATGACCGGCGATGGCAGTATTGACCAAGCCGCCATTTATACCAGAGAAGTTATTCGCAAGGCCATTGAGCTGAGCGCGGCGGCAATTATCATTGTTCATAACCATCCCAGCGGGGATTTTAGCCCATCAAAACAAGATATAAATATTACCAAAGATATCATCATTGCTGGGCAAAAATTGGGCATTGCTGTTCATGATCATATTATCATTAGCAGCAAGGGCCATTTCAGCATGAAATCTGCTGGCTTAATTTAG
- a CDS encoding YdbL family protein, whose translation MRKLGTIISAFALLATSSIAVAQRDPAYQSARDSQIIGEKMDGYLGFVSNPSPSVKALVDDLNIKRKAVYTEEAKQGRTSVENAAFAGGCNNIKRTQQGEMYQGPDGSWKVRGASAPLLDSKCVQ comes from the coding sequence ATGCGTAAATTAGGAACTATTATTTCAGCTTTTGCCCTTTTGGCGACTAGCTCAATTGCCGTTGCACAGCGTGATCCCGCCTATCAATCGGCGCGCGATTCCCAAATAATTGGTGAAAAAATGGATGGCTATCTTGGCTTTGTGTCAAATCCCAGCCCGTCGGTGAAGGCTTTGGTTGATGATTTGAACATTAAGCGTAAGGCAGTTTACACCGAAGAGGCAAAGCAAGGGCGCACATCGGTTGAAAATGCTGCTTTTGCTGGCGGTTGTAATAATATTAAACGCACACAGCAGGGCGAAATGTATCAAGGCCCGGATGGAAGCTGGAAAGTGCGCGGGGCTTCTGCGCCGCTGCTTGATTCGAAATGTGTGCAATAA
- a CDS encoding YnbE family lipoprotein: protein MNKFVRKGRMRDSVLRNVKITFLSISLLSLTNCVQIAAPDKPIVIELNIKIEQSVVLRIDGAVKQAIEENAGIF from the coding sequence ATGAATAAATTTGTAAGAAAAGGGCGGATGCGCGATTCGGTTTTAAGGAATGTGAAAATTACCTTTTTATCAATTTCGCTACTCTCTTTAACCAATTGTGTTCAAATCGCCGCGCCGGATAAACCCATTGTGATCGAATTGAACATAAAAATTGAACAAAGTGTGGTGTTAAGAATTGATGGCGCAGTTAAACAAGCCATTGAAGAAAATGCAGGGATTTTTTAA
- a CDS encoding AtpZ/AtpI family protein — protein sequence MPKLDSSPDTENDDAKIEALKKRIAAADQQESERTAKGRPVVDENYHKGNRVLADLIAGIGGGALIGWFLDRFFATSPWLMLVFLFMGIIVAFRNIIKNSGNIGQ from the coding sequence ATGCCGAAATTGGATTCGTCACCGGACACTGAAAATGATGATGCTAAGATTGAAGCGTTAAAAAAACGCATCGCAGCGGCGGATCAACAGGAAAGTGAACGGACAGCAAAAGGTCGGCCTGTGGTGGATGAAAATTACCACAAGGGCAATAGGGTGCTGGCTGACTTAATTGCTGGAATTGGCGGTGGTGCGTTAATAGGCTGGTTTTTGGACCGGTTTTTTGCTACCTCGCCTTGGCTGATGTTGGTGTTTCTCTTTATGGGGATAATTGTCGCCTTCAGAAATATTATAAAGAATAGCGGGAATATAGGGCAATAA
- the pyrF gene encoding orotidine-5'-phosphate decarboxylase: MSNPIYLAIDTPYLDNAQALANSAKNHIGGIKLGLEFFCANGHHGVHEMGKIGLPIFLDLKLHDIPNTVAKAVQSLNMLSAAILTVHASGGRAMMEDAKAAAGSNIKVVGVTVLTSMDDHDLNRVGVEDNPHDQVRRLADLASEAGLDGIVCSGQEVKTAHQRWKDGFFVVPGLRPAGSAVGDQKRIVTPRQARDDGASILVIGRPISAAENPDEAARAIVGSL; encoded by the coding sequence ATGTCTAACCCCATTTATCTGGCCATTGATACACCCTATCTTGACAATGCACAGGCATTGGCCAATTCGGCAAAAAACCATATTGGCGGGATAAAATTGGGGTTGGAATTTTTTTGTGCCAATGGCCATCATGGTGTTCATGAAATGGGCAAAATTGGTCTGCCTATTTTCCTTGATTTAAAATTGCATGATATTCCCAATACGGTGGCAAAGGCAGTGCAATCATTAAATATGTTGTCCGCGGCAATATTAACCGTTCATGCATCGGGTGGCCGCGCAATGATGGAAGATGCAAAGGCCGCAGCGGGTTCAAATATAAAGGTTGTGGGTGTCACCGTATTGACCAGCATGGATGACCATGACCTAAACCGTGTTGGTGTAGAGGATAATCCACATGATCAGGTTCGCCGCCTTGCCGATTTGGCAAGTGAGGCAGGGCTGGACGGCATTGTTTGTTCAGGCCAAGAGGTAAAGACCGCCCATCAAAGATGGAAGGATGGATTTTTTGTTGTGCCGGGCCTGCGCCCTGCAGGAAGCGCGGTTGGCGACCAAAAACGAATTGTAACGCCAAGACAGGCTCGCGATGATGGCGCATCCATTCTGGTCATTGGCCGCCCGATTAGCGCGGCAGAAAATCCCGACGAAGCCGCACGGGCCATTGTGGGAAGTTTATAA